The following proteins are co-located in the uncultured Draconibacterium sp. genome:
- a CDS encoding DUF5050 domain-containing protein, with the protein MKPYSLLILLSMFIFTNQTTYSQGMKTQFSGTSIGHPKLNGSTIYNAETQTYILKGAGKNFWFAEDEGWFEFKKIKGDFILSANLQFIGEGENAHRKIGVMIRSGFDTDAAYVDCAVHGDGLTGMQFRSKKGEDTDEIKADISAPEFVQIERKNNTYTVRVSKDKQPLVTVAEKSFEFGENVLAGLFICSHDENVIEAAKFWNVRLEVPAADGIDGYQQQSPSRLEVIDIESGNRKIIYETSTHIEAPNWSRDGKFLLYNSDGRLYKFDLETKRSSVLNTGAATSNNNDHGISFDGKTIAVSNHVSENGNSHSIIYTLPIDGGEATRITPNGPSYWHGWSPDGKWLSYCAERSGNYDVYKIPSQGGDEIRLTNAEGLDDGPEYTPDGKYIYFNSTRTGMMEIWRMKPDGSEQEQVTKDDFQNWFAHPSPDGKWLIMISYLSVVPAGSHPHNQRVMLRLMPVDGGEIKTVAFLYGGQGTINVPSWSPDSKKVAFVSYTY; encoded by the coding sequence ATGAAACCTTATTCATTGCTTATCTTACTAAGCATGTTCATTTTTACAAATCAAACTACGTATTCTCAAGGCATGAAAACACAGTTTTCCGGAACATCAATTGGTCATCCAAAATTAAACGGAAGCACCATTTACAATGCTGAAACACAGACCTATATTCTGAAAGGTGCAGGTAAAAACTTTTGGTTTGCTGAAGATGAAGGCTGGTTCGAATTCAAAAAAATTAAAGGCGATTTTATTCTTTCTGCCAACCTTCAATTTATTGGTGAAGGAGAGAACGCACACCGTAAAATCGGAGTAATGATTCGTTCCGGTTTTGACACCGACGCAGCATATGTGGATTGTGCGGTTCATGGCGATGGTTTAACCGGCATGCAGTTTCGGAGTAAAAAGGGAGAAGATACAGATGAAATAAAAGCGGATATAAGTGCGCCTGAATTTGTTCAAATTGAACGGAAAAACAATACTTATACCGTGCGTGTTTCGAAAGACAAGCAACCGCTGGTAACCGTTGCCGAAAAAAGCTTTGAATTTGGGGAAAATGTATTAGCAGGGCTCTTTATTTGTTCTCACGACGAAAATGTTATTGAAGCTGCAAAATTCTGGAATGTCCGTTTGGAAGTACCTGCTGCCGATGGTATTGATGGTTATCAGCAACAATCGCCCAGCCGGCTTGAGGTTATTGACATCGAAAGCGGAAACCGAAAAATTATATACGAAACTTCAACTCATATTGAGGCGCCTAACTGGTCGCGCGATGGAAAATTTCTCTTGTATAATTCGGATGGAAGATTGTATAAATTTGATTTGGAAACAAAACGGTCTTCGGTTTTAAATACAGGAGCTGCCACATCAAATAACAACGACCACGGAATTTCTTTTGATGGAAAAACGATTGCCGTTAGCAATCATGTGTCTGAAAATGGAAACAGTCATTCTATAATTTATACTTTACCCATTGACGGGGGAGAAGCTACCCGGATTACACCAAACGGCCCATCGTACTGGCATGGCTGGTCGCCCGATGGCAAGTGGTTAAGCTATTGTGCCGAAAGAAGTGGCAATTATGACGTCTATAAAATCCCTTCGCAAGGAGGCGATGAAATTCGTTTAACAAATGCCGAAGGTCTGGATGACGGACCGGAATATACTCCGGATGGAAAGTACATTTACTTTAATTCCACACGTACAGGAATGATGGAAATTTGGCGCATGAAACCTGACGGGTCGGAGCAGGAACAAGTGACGAAGGATGATTTTCAGAATTGGTTTGCACACCCGTCGCCCGACGGGAAATGGCTGATTATGATTTCGTACTTATCAGTGGTTCCGGCAGGATCGCATCCGCATAACCAACGCGTTATGTTGCGTTTAATGCCCGTTGATGGAG